The sequence below is a genomic window from Dehalogenimonas sp. THU2.
TATTGTACACACCGGCATTACAAGGTGTAGCGAAATTCGATGACTGCGTATAAAAAATACGAAAAGCAGGATCAAAGAACCATGGCTTCCTGGGCGGCGGATTGCGCCGAACGGGTGTTGCCATTGTTCGAAAAAGCGCGCCCAAATGATGACAGACCTCGTAGAGCCATCGAAGAATGCCGGAAATGGGCCGATACAGGCGAGTTCAAGATGGCGACCATCCGGAAGGCATCCCTGGATGCCCATGGCGCCGCCCGTGAAACGGAAAAGGACAGCGCCGCCTGTTTTGCTGCCCGCGCTGCGGGCCAGGCGGTAGGAACGGCCCATGTGGCACAACATGCTTTCGGGGCGGCGTACTACGCCTTGAAAGCCATCGTAGTGGCGGACCCTGAAAATATAATCAAAAATGTCTCAAAGGAATGGGAGTGGGAGTTACAGCGAGTTCCAGAGAACCTTAAAGATGCAGTCTTGAAGATAATCATAATTCAGAATAAGGGGAGTGGGGTCACAATCAAGATTAACAAGGGGGAGGGGTT
It includes:
- a CDS encoding putative immunity protein yields the protein MTAYKKYEKQDQRTMASWAADCAERVLPLFEKARPNDDRPRRAIEECRKWADTGEFKMATIRKASLDAHGAARETEKDSAACFAARAAGQAVGTAHVAQHAFGAAYYALKAIVVADPENIIKNVSKEWEWELQRVPENLKDAVLKIIIIQNKGSGVTIKINKGEGF